TCAAACTTGGATTATAGTACTGCGGCTAAAGGCTCAGGAGATGACTTTGTAAACGTTGTAAATTATATGTTTGGAAAAGCCCAAGGAAGTTCTTCTGTAAAACTAGCTTCAAGAATGTTAGGTGGTGGTTATAGACTATGGTACCAAGATGGTTCATTCCAAGGTGTTCATAACAACTGGCCTGAAGATCAACAAACACCAAGGTACAATCCTGAAAATCCTGGCAAACCACTTCCTTACAATACTGTAATAGAAGAGAAAAAAGGAGCTCAACTTGCTTACAAGTCAGTTCCTACGCAAGAATCAAAAAACCTAGCAGAACAAGTGGCAACTACAATATTTAAAAATAATTTTGCCCAAGGAACCGGTATAAGTGGTGGGGCTATTGCAAACAACGGTAAGCTTATATTTGGTGAAGATAAACCATACAAGATACAAATTACAAAGTCTTGGTCTGGGGATGATGAAAAAACAAGACCGGAAGAAATAGTTCTACAAATGTATGTAGGTGAACATTACATTCAAGATATTAAACTAACAAAAGATGGTAACTGGACTGCTACAATTGAAGATTTTCCGGATCCAGATACCTTAATCGACAACAAAACCGGTAAGCTTTTACCTATAAACTTTAAAGAAAAAGATAGTGGTAAATATATCCTATCTGAAGTGAAAAGAGAAAAAGATAGTAAAGAAAGTATTTATACTATTCATTTAGAAAACTCATTAAAAACATCTATCAAGGTTAATAAAACTTGGAATGACAATAATAACCAAGCGGGCTTACGACCAGACAGTATTACTGTAGCCCTACTTGCAAATGGTAAAGAAACTGGAAAAACTATTGAGTTAAATAAAGGCAATGATTGGAAAGGTGAATTTAATGATTTACCATCTCATAATAATGGCGAATTAATTAAATACACTATCAAAGAAGTGAATGTCGCTAATTGTTACACTTCAACTATAGAAGGGGATATTACAAAAGGATATACTATCAAAAATAGCTATATTCCACCGGAAACTCCGCCGGGAACTCCACCGGAAACTCCACCGGAAACTCCGCCGGGAACTCCACCGGAAACTCCGCCGGGAACTCCACCGGAAACTCCACCGGAAACTCCACCGGAAGAACCAAAGAAACCACAAATCCCAAGTACAGGTGATAGCATTTCACTTATTCATTATGAAATGTTGGTTTTATCTATAATTGGTTTTGCGTATGTTTTTAGAAAAAGAAAAATAAATAGGGACTAAGATGAGAAAATATATATAAATTAAAAATTTAGCATTAAAGCTGGAGATGATTAAAATAATTATCTCTGGCTTTTTGTTTCCATTAAGCAATTTACTTATTTCTTCAATTTTGCTATGGTATTCTCATAAAATAAAGCAATTATAGAATAGGAGAAAGACTTGAGAATTATATTTTTAATAATAGGATTTATGTTTTTAGCCCTAGGAATTATAGGTATTTACTTGCCTCTTATGCCTGCAACACCTTTTTTATTAGTGGCTGCATATTGCTTTTCTAAAGGTTCGAAAAAATTTAATGATTATTTTATGTCAACAAAATTATATAAAGAAAGCATTCTTCCAATAAAAAATAGAAAGGGAATTACTAAGAAAAAGAAGATCAAGATATTAACTATAATCACAATTTTTATATCAATTTCATTTTGCTTAGTGAATAATCTTCATGTTTCCCTGATTTAAAACAGCCAAATAAGAAGAAAGGAAAAAAATAAGATGTTTAATAAAGATAAATTTAAAGAACTTGCAAAAGAAAGAGATAATACAGATTGGGATTATAAAATTGATAACATATGGAGTGAGATGTTATCTATGATTTTAGAAGATGATGATTCTTTTACAGAATTTATTAACTATATGAAAACAGAGATGACAGGAAATGAATATGGAACATTATCTGAAATTTCAGATGAGATTGCGGGAGAAAAACCGTCATATCAATTCATAGAAGCATACAGGCTGCTATCTGTCAAATATCCAGAGGAAACAAAAAAATGGAATATATCTGCGTTTATTGATGATGCGGAGGAGATAGTTAAACATTGTATAGAAGAAAAGTGATAGGTATCATGTGAACTATAAGATACGAATCATGTTAAAGGAATAAATGAACTGTCATAGGAAAAACCATCGTATGCATTTATTGAAGAGCATAAGGCGTTGGCTAAGACATTACAAAGAAGAAAGGAAAGAAATAAAATGTTTGATAAGAAAAAATATCAAGAACTGGTTAATGAACGAGTTAATACTGATTGGGAATTTAAAATCGATGAAATATGCAAAGAGTTGTTATTCATGATTACAGATAATGAAGTTGTATTTGATGAATTTATAGAATATATGAAATCCGAGATGACAGCAGAGGAATATGTGTATTTATCTGAAATATCTGATGAAATATCACAAAAAAAGCCTTCACACAAATTTGTGGAAGCGTATAAGTTTTTGGCAAAAAAATATCCAGCAGAAACAGAAGACTATCATATACAAAGTTTTATTGAAGTTGCAGAAGCTTGGGCAGAAGAAACCAACTAGATATTGTATCGAAAATGTTATCGTGAAGTACTTTTGAAGTATTTTCTAAGAAAGAGAGATAAAAGGATAATCAAGAGATATAAAAACAATCAAGAAATATATCTGAAATGCCTTATTTTCAATGGGCAGTAAAATTTGTATGAAGAGTTTGAATAGTTCTTATCTGCGTATAATAGTGAGATAGCTCCGGAACTTTGAACGGGCTATCTCATTGTTACCACGTAACGTATTTGTACTCCTACAAAAATAATGATAGAATGAAAAAAGGGAATGAAGTTCTCCCTTGGGCAACCTGAACCGCTTTTTAAGCTGATGACTTCTGCGATAAATTATTGCGCAGAGAGCCTCGGCTTTTTTGCGCTAAAGGAGAATTTTATGTTAACATCACTGGCTTTTATTTTTTTGATTGGCCTAGTCTTGGCGGCAATTTGCCGACAAATCAAGTTACCGCGCATCGTCGGCATACTACTTTCGGGGATTTTGCTTGGCCCATATGTACTTAATTTGCTTGACCCAGGCATCCTTGGCGTTTCCGCAGCCCTTCGACAAATGGCGTTAATTATTATTCTGCTCAAGGCGGGTCTTTCCCTTAACCCGGCTGATTTGAAAAAAGTCGGGCGCCCTGCTGTTATGATGTCTTTCGTCCCTGCAAGCTGCGAAATTCTAGCATTTTTTCTGCTTGCGCCGACACTTTTGGGCATAAACAGAACCGAGGCTCTTGTGATGGGGGCCGTACTCGGTGCGGTTTCGCCCGCAGTGGTTGTGCCGCACATGATTCAGCTAATGGATGAAAAGTACGGCACGGATAAAAGCATTCCCCAACTCATCATGGCCGGAGCTTCTTGCGATGATATTTTTGTGATAGTGTTGTTTTCGACCTTCCTAGGAATGGCCGGCGGTGGAAAAGCAAATTTAGCAAATTTAGTTAACATTCCCGTTTCGGTCATACTTGGTATTCTTCTGGGGGCAGTCACCGGTTACATATTAGGCAAGCTATTTGAAACAGCCTATGAGTATAAGCATTGTATACGAAACAGCATTAAAATAATTATTATTTTGGGCACGGCATTTATGCTAATGGCGATCGAACAATGGTTGAAGGGAGTTTTGCCTGTTTCAGGTCTTCTGGCGGTAGTTAGCATGGCTTGCGTTCTAAAAATCAAAAGCTGTGATTGTGTGTCTGAACGTCTATCAGAAAAGTTTGGCAAAATTTGGCCGGCAGCGGAGCTTCTCCTGTTTGCGCTAGTTGGTGCGGCTGTGGACATCCGATATACTTTGAATGCCGGAATTATGGCCGTGCTGATGATTTTTATTGCCTTGATTTTTCGTTCCTTCGGCGTTGCCATTTGCTTGCTCGGCACACATTTGGTCTGGAAAGAGCGTGTATTCTGTATGCTCGCTTATCTCCCGAAAGCAACTGTCCAAGCTGCCATTGGTTCCGTCCCTTTGGCTATGGGGCTGCCTTGCGGACAAATTGTGTTGTCAGTTGCTGTTCTTGCTATTTTGATCACAGCGCCGTTAGGAGCCCTGGGAATTGATGTTACGTACAAGCGCCTGCTGAATCGAGGTTAAATAACAAATGACTCACGCGTTTTATTAAGTATTTTTCAGTGGATAAAGAAAATATTTTTGTTATAATGTTAGCGTTAAATCATTAAGAAACGAGAGAAATATGAGTAAACAGATTTTAAACTTGGATTTGAGCCATGCTGGACTGATAGACGAAAAAATAGCTGTGCTGGATTTCGGCGGACAGTATAAACAATTGATCGCACGTCGCGTCAGAGAAGCCGGGGTTTACTGCGAAATTTTGCCGGCAGAGACCTCAGCCGCGACAATTGTTGCCGGAGGATATTGCGGTGTGATTTTAAGCGGGGGTCCGAACTCCGTCTATGATGAAGCCGGGATAAGCGCTGACATGGGTATCATTACTTTAGGCATACCGCTGCTGGGAATTTGCTATGGAGCTCAGTGGTTGGCTCATATTATGGGCGGCAAAGTGGTGGCGGCCGGCAAAGGTGAATACGGCAAACGTGAAGTTCAAGTTAAAGACAACGGCACGTTATTGGCTTCTGTCGCCTCGACGACACAAGTTTGGATGAGCCATCGTGACCAAATAATTTCCCTGCCGAACGGCTTCACTGTGTTGGCGGCCTCAGAAACTTGCCCGATTGCAGCTTATGCCGACGAAAAACGCAAAATTTATGGCATCCAGTTTCATCCTGAAGTCGAACATACCTTAGAAGGCAGAACAATGTTGGACAATTTTATTTATAAAGTTTGCCGCGCGAAAGGCAGCTGGTCGATGAATGATTTTGCTGGTGCCATGGTTAAAAAATTGTGTGAGGCGATAGGATCGGCAAAAGTGATTTGTGCATTCAGTGGCGGAGTTGATTCAGCGGTTGCGGCCTTGCTTGTTCATAAAGCCATCGGTAACAATCTGACGTGCATTTTCGTTGATCATGGCTTGCTACGCTTGGGCGAGTCGGAGCAGGTTATGGAAGTTTTTGGGAAAAATTACAATATGAATATTCGGCGTATTGATGCCAAACAACAGTTTTTGACTGCTTTGCAAGGTGTTGCCGACCCGGAGAAAAAACGTAAAATTATTGGCGCCGAATTTATTAAAGTATTTGAAAGAATTGCTGACGAATATCACAATGTTGATTATTTGGTACAGGGAACGATTTATCCGGACGTTATCGAAAGTGGTACGGATAAGGCGGCCGTAATCAAAAGCCATCACAACGTCGGAGGCCTGCCGGATAAGATTAATTTTAAAGCGATTATAGAGCCGTTGCGAAATCTTTTCAAAGACGAAGTACGAAAAGTCGGCATGACTTTGGGGATGCCGGAAGAATTGGCTTGGCGTCAACCATTCCCCGGACCGGGCTTGGCGGTTCGTGTTTTGGGTGAAATTACCGAAGCCAAGTTGAATATTTTGCGCGCCGCCGACGCTATTTTCCGTGAGGAAATTTTCAATTTCGGTCTGCACCGGCAAATTTCGCAGTACTTTGCCGTCCTCACACCACTTAAATCAGTGGGCGTCATGGGTGATGCACGGACTTATGACTATATTGCAGCTTTACGCGCCATCATAACTAATGATTTCATGACAGGGGAGTGGGCAAAACTGCCATGGGAGTTGCTCGAAAAGGTGAGTTACCGTATCGTAAATGAGGTCAAAGGGATTAATCGGGTTGTGTATGATGTTACAGGCAAACCGCCAGCGACGATCGAATGGGAATAACAGCAAAAAATCATAGAAATGGCTTAAAACTAGGCTTTTGAGTCTATTGAAACGAGCGACTGGGACAAAATTGGGTAAAGATTTCAAAAGTAATAAATTGAGTAATAGCTCCCAGTGGCTTTACAAGAAAATACAAAATACCGTAGCTTAGTTGTTACGGTCTTTTTGTTCTATAACTCATAAACTTGAAATTGTCTGTAAATTAAAGTGAAAAATCGTACCTAACACCAATACTACATTTTCTACTATCATAATCCCTTTTTTAAAACTATGTTAGATGTACAAAACACGGTCATTATTATCAGAATAATATATTCAAGTGCCTTATCAAGCAATAGTGTTATATCAATTACTTAGACTGCTATTGTGATTGTTCATTTATAGTTTTTTAGCAATGTTTTTCATTCATCCCCAACTATTATTTCAAATTTTGAGCATAAAACGATTGAATTTATTTCTTATCCGTTAAATTGAATTATTAATAATACTTTATTTTAAGTTTGCATTCATTAGAAGCATATTTATATCTACTTTTGTACTTACATGATTCTATTTAATAATTTTATTCGCTTCAACTCTATAATTAATTTTCGAGTTTGATCTGCATATTTATCTTTTCTATTAAAGTAAATATAT
This is a stretch of genomic DNA from Mageeibacillus indolicus UPII9-5. It encodes these proteins:
- a CDS encoding YbaN family protein; its protein translation is MRIIFLIIGFMFLALGIIGIYLPLMPATPFLLVAAYCFSKGSKKFNDYFMSTKLYKESILPIKNRKGITKKKKIKILTIITIFISISFCLVNNLHVSLI
- a CDS encoding cation:proton antiporter, which codes for MLTSLAFIFLIGLVLAAICRQIKLPRIVGILLSGILLGPYVLNLLDPGILGVSAALRQMALIIILLKAGLSLNPADLKKVGRPAVMMSFVPASCEILAFFLLAPTLLGINRTEALVMGAVLGAVSPAVVVPHMIQLMDEKYGTDKSIPQLIMAGASCDDIFVIVLFSTFLGMAGGGKANLANLVNIPVSVILGILLGAVTGYILGKLFETAYEYKHCIRNSIKIIIILGTAFMLMAIEQWLKGVLPVSGLLAVVSMACVLKIKSCDCVSERLSEKFGKIWPAAELLLFALVGAAVDIRYTLNAGIMAVLMIFIALIFRSFGVAICLLGTHLVWKERVFCMLAYLPKATVQAAIGSVPLAMGLPCGQIVLSVAVLAILITAPLGALGIDVTYKRLLNRG
- the guaA gene encoding glutamine-hydrolyzing GMP synthase codes for the protein MSKQILNLDLSHAGLIDEKIAVLDFGGQYKQLIARRVREAGVYCEILPAETSAATIVAGGYCGVILSGGPNSVYDEAGISADMGIITLGIPLLGICYGAQWLAHIMGGKVVAAGKGEYGKREVQVKDNGTLLASVASTTQVWMSHRDQIISLPNGFTVLAASETCPIAAYADEKRKIYGIQFHPEVEHTLEGRTMLDNFIYKVCRAKGSWSMNDFAGAMVKKLCEAIGSAKVICAFSGGVDSAVAALLVHKAIGNNLTCIFVDHGLLRLGESEQVMEVFGKNYNMNIRRIDAKQQFLTALQGVADPEKKRKIIGAEFIKVFERIADEYHNVDYLVQGTIYPDVIESGTDKAAVIKSHHNVGGLPDKINFKAIIEPLRNLFKDEVRKVGMTLGMPEELAWRQPFPGPGLAVRVLGEITEAKLNILRAADAIFREEIFNFGLHRQISQYFAVLTPLKSVGVMGDARTYDYIAALRAIITNDFMTGEWAKLPWELLEKVSYRIVNEVKGINRVVYDVTGKPPATIEWE